The DNA window tagcagttttattagtattattactattatcatcactattattattgttgttgttgttgttgttgttgttattgtcattatcattatcatcatcattgttgttgttgttgttgctgctaccaaggttgtcaaaaatacttttttgacacgacacggaatataaatataaactcgaatcgtaaaatcataagtaaaatattttaattaattatatattaacaatttcaattaagtagtaattaacaatataacacaattaaaataaaaataaaacaaacaataaaaaagtccaaacatctttattttattcacattgATTCCTCTACTTCTTGGACAAATCAACCCACTTAATTTGTCATTTACAAGAAACGAGCCCCTTCAAATTTTGATAAaccatttaacattaattacttCAATGGTCAAACATGCTAATTTACAacttttattctatatatttgcCAGTTAAAACAGAGTAATATATCAATTGATATGTTAATAGTTAATGTACGAAATtgtgaagaattaataagtattttaattttacggAAATGAAATCCACAAATAACTTGTAtcgttaaaaaatttataataattatagtcaAAATCAAGCTCTTGATTATCAAATTGCACAAGTTTTGcaagatataaatttaaaacaataaaaatgttAAGGTACAGAATATGTACTACAGATTACCAGAATgtacaattttatattttttcaaactcgtaaaatcggtcTGACTTTACCGAGTTTGaccgagtttgaccgattttatTAGTTTTCGAGTTTTAATCCGATTTGACACGTTAGATACATGTTGACTTGTAAAATCGTAAGATTTTAAGAGTCAACTCGCTTTTTTGACAACATTGGTtgctactactattactactaatatcataattatcatttttattattattaatgttgttaTCAATGTTGTTAAAAAAGCGAGTTGACTCTTAaaatcttatgattttacgagtcaatatgTATCTAACGTGTCAAATCAGATTAAAACTCGGAAACTAGTAAAATCGATCAAATTCGTTCAAACTCGGTAAAATCAaaccgattttacgagtttgaaaaaaatataaaattatgcattctgGTAATCTATACTTGTCATtacaattatcattatcatcacaaCTGCTATCAttataataaactattattactactactattacgacaattatcatcatcatcatcatcattactaTCACTATTATTGTCGCTATTAGTAGTAGCAGTAGTATCATTGTAACCACCATCACCacaactactattattatattatcatcaataatttagtttattattatgattatcatcgtcatcatcatctttgCTACTATTGGtaataatatcatcatcatcattatcattaccattaataatattagtattttcattactatttgtattattattatcaataatattattatcttcatcatttttatttatattaccatcactattatcactattattattattaatattattgaaaaaattaaagccatgaacttgatttgaagaatataattgaaaactataaaaactttaacaaatgagctaagaaaaatcaaaagaaaagggaccaaattagaataattattattattgaaaaaacaaaaactacaaaggataaaattgaaagccataaaatttttaacaaaagagcaaaggacaaaaataagaaattaaaagtagaaaattgaaaaacaacaaaactttaacaaaagagaaaatgagaaaaatacataaatcaAAACTACAATGATCAAATCTGAAATATCAATAGCAATGAAGACCATGGgttaggagagagaaatgaaagggGGAATGGTCATCAACAATAAACCAGCAACTTCTGGACACCACGTGCCactctatataaaaaaagagacggTGAGGAATAACATAAGATAGAGGAAGCTCATTGTTTAGTACCTAGAGTTGTCGCACCCGCCGTCTAAATTGTGCGAGCGGCTCCAACGCTGCACACGCCAATAACTTTtccaagttaaaaatattattttaataatcaattacGTAACTATCATTGACCaaactaacaattaacaaaaaaaaaattatggctaaaagaaaataataaccgaccctaatgaattaaatttattggattCAATGATACATGTGTAATTTTACCgtgtatataaaacaaaaataccaGAATACCCCTGCCCaaaaccatttaatttttttatgttttaaggtattttgattattttactatttataaatatattgaattgactaaaatatcttaaaacaaatccataatatccataaaaagataaaaatatctataatttaaagggaagtaaatttttatatgaagGGGGGAAAAAATCACCACACTATATCGGTGAATAGAAAAACACGAGGCCCATCAATTCTAGTATATTTATTACATAGAAGAGTTTCATTTGTGAACGTAATTGCTACAATCGCCCAAGTAACGCTTGAGCTGGAGGATGACGGATTTACCACATCGGGCTGTCGTGTAATCCCTGTGAATGTTTGATCTGATCTCCATGATACTCCCTCCGCACCAACTCCTTACAAGGGTGGATGCAACTGTGCTCAAATCCATAACGTTTCTATTTCCATGGCTCCACAATCACATGTTGCTTGCTCCATGGAGAAGCAATTTGCAGAGAGATATACAGCCCATACCTTGCATGATTCCTGACAAGCATTTATTCCAAGTCACTCATCGCACTCTAAAATGGAAGATGCCGATTTCGTCTTCATGAATGTGATATCCATGTCATGTGCCATGGCCATGCTCCTATGCCACTTTTAGACACATCATCTCTTGCTTTAACCCAAAGCACATTGACAAAAGGGTACACAGTAGCTTCTCTCTCAAAATATACAAACACACCCCATTGTCCCTTCAATAGACAGGAACGAATCATCCTGAACTATATGAATAAATCGAAATATAATTACTGCATTTTTCCAAGTAGCAAGCATatcaaaaatggaaaaaaattaatgaaaaaaaaaacacacagtGAATGCTCGAAAGAGAAGCCCTTTGAAACCTCTGCCATTGCTTGGATTAGAATCAAAGTCAGAGAGAGATGGGGGGAGAGAGCTAACGTTCATGTCAAACTTTCaggttaaaaattcaaaactccATTCCATTGCTTTCCACTGGACTTCCCACCTCACCCACCTCCGAAAGAGGCCTCTCAACTAGAAAAGAAACAAGGGAACATCCTCTTCTGTGTAAGAAAATCTTCACAACAATGTAAAGAGACTCTTCCACTTCTCTTTCTGAAGAGTTGGAGGGAACTGGAACTTGGTTCCAGCACAGAGGAACAGTATGGCTAAGAGGTCGGAATTTGCACAGAAGCTGTTAGACGATCTCCGGTTGAGGAAGGAACGAATGGCTGTGTCTCAGAGCTCAAAAGGTTCGAAATCAGCTGCTCCAGGTTAGCATTCCATCAAATTTCACTGTCCACTAGTTTTGTTTAATGTGCAAATTGAACATTTAGAAGGCTTAAACAAGTGAAAAATTGTGGTCTAAACAATTCAGAATATTGGGTGCTTCTATTTTCCGTACTAAAATATTTAACTTGTGAATTAGAAATGATCATCTAAAACTAGGCAGTGGCATCCAGTCTTGTAGCATACAAAATTCCTGCCTATTTTCATGATCAAAGGACAGTATATGCGTTGTAGTAGGATTAGGTGCTTGGATAGTTTGAAGAGTGATTGTTGTTTTCTCTGCATCATGTGCTTGTGCAGATGTATATGCCAATTCCAAGCAAACTCACAGAGGATCCATGGAAATGAAGACCCATAAAAGTGTGAGTATCATGGCTCAATCTCATGACAGTCGTAGTTATTATGGATTTCCAATTTACTCAAACTGCTCCATGACCGCAGAATGGCATTAGGAGTGGAAGCGCGCACAATAAAACTAGTGGAAGCAATAGAACACTCTCCCGTGGAGAAGCTTCAACAGAGATTGTTCCTTATGGGAAAGGTCGAAGCTCGAAGCAAATAGGAGATCTGTCCATGGCACTGGCTTTTGCCCTTGAGAATGGTGGAAAACTCAGAAGAATGGATTCGTCTGGCAATAGTTCAATGCTAGGTTTCCTGCATCAAATTGGCAGAAGATCAGTGGAAGTGGGGAGGATGGAAAGAAGTGGTATTGATAGACATGACTCTTCAAGCAACCGTTTCCCTACCCTCTCCCATATCCACATCAAAGAAATATCAAAAGGTGCACAGAAGTTACATCAGATCCTGAGAGCTTGTTCAAATGGCCTTAACTTTGAATCATATTCAATAGAAATTGGCAAGGAACTACTCAAAGGGGCCATGGATTTGGAAGAGTCTTTGAGGATGCTTGTAAACCTGCAAGAAGCTTCAGAATATATGATCACCCCACAGAGCAAAACTCGTATCACGTTGCTTGATGAGGATGACGACGACGATGAAGACAACTTCGTCAGAACAGCTGAGCATAAACAACTTGCTCTGCCAAGGTTCTCCTTTGACAAGCCCTCAAGAAATTCTCATCACATTCAGGAAGTTGCAAGGACTGATCTCAGGCAGAGGCTAATGGCTCTGACTTATTCATCAGAAGCTACAAATTTCAACCATGATAAACACATTTTACGCACCTCAAATTCAGCTTCTCACAAGAAATCATCTAGCCATGGCTCCACGTCAAAGACTTCAGCAGCATTATCTGAACAGAAGAACCAGTCGAGTTCATCAAAATCCAAACCAGAAAAGGTGAGAATTCCAAATGTAATTGCAAAACTAATGGGCCTGGAGGAGGTTCCAGAAAATGCAGATTCAAAACACGCAAAGAAAGAGTCAAGTCCCAAGCAGAAAACTGAAAGGAATGTCACAAATAAATCTGCAGAAGGAAGCACTACACGAGAACGCGGGACAAAAGATGCTGAGAATTCAGTGTTCAcagtaagaaaacaaaaacagatgCAGCCCAACCAAATTAAGATGCTCCAGGACCCAAAAAATGCCTTGAAAGCAGAAAAGAACCTGCCAAATCACCATGCTAGCTTTGAAATGACTATGCATGATGGAAAGCCACCCAAGAAAGAGGTGGAAGGGATGAAATCAGAGAGAGGCTCGAATAAAGCTAATGTGAAAATGGATAGGCACCAAAGCAACAACATCCAAATGAGCCAAAGCACAGGAAAGCGAAAAACTGTTCAGGACAATACTAAGACCAGAGAGCAGAAAGGGAAAGAACGAGGTGAAACAAGAGAATTAATCCGAAAGCCTGAGCTGCATCAGATGGCATCACTGGCACAAAATGGAGCGGGATCTGCACTTACAATGCAATGGCAAATAGAGCACAACGCAAGTATTCTTGAAACAGAAAAGAGAGATGAAAACAGGTACATTTACAACGATCAACCGAAGTCCTCCAATGATACTGGATTCCGACAGCCTCAAACATTCCAGAACTTTGAACAAGAAGACATAAAACATCATGCTGGAGAGAGAGAGTGGCAGATTGCTAGACAGAAGATTCAAGATAGAACTCAAAAAGCGAGTACTGAAGTAATGTCCAAGAACACGACTGCCCCCATGAACGACAATGTGAATTTCCAAAAAAGGCATTCACAGACAAACCAGGCAACTCCTAGCAGTAGAAGTTCTAAAGAATCAGTTGATGGAGTGCCATCCAAAGGGTTTCCAACTGGCAGGCAACATGAAGATCTTGTCTACGGAATAAGTTCTAATAATATCCAGGCTAGCTTGAAAGATTCAAAGACCATGAACTCGGATCAACATTTCTCCCCAATCGATCTGAAACATGAtatgatgaagaaaataagcAATCCAACTATGCAAGAAAAGCAAGCTCATCCACCAGCCACACAGAATGTGATGAATACCAAGGGACCAAAAGCTAAGACTCCTCGAAGGATTGATGAACTAGTGACAAGAAAAAGCGGAACCCCACACAGCTTGGCAAGGCCGCAAAAACATCAGACTTCTGCATCGCAAGAAGGTAAACAGAAAAGGCGCGAAAAACTTGGTGGATCCAAAGTTGAACAAGTGAGAGCCATCAGGTCTAGAGAAGCAGAGGCACGCATTGTTAAATCCAGCAAATCAATGGAAATCATCCAGCAATCGGATGTGTTGGAAGATCTGCATAGTAAAGTTGAACAAGCATCCAACTATTATTGTCCTGTGGAAGACAAAAGCCAAATCCTGAAAGGACCAAATATCCTAGTTCAAACTGACAGTGTAAGCGCATTTGTTACTGCAATCTAAGAAAATATTCTCAGAATACCCTTTATACTCACACAAACTATAAGCCACTTCTTCATAGGGGACAATTCTTGCTGCTTGGTAGTGAGCTAACACGAGCTCTTTTCGGTCTCATGCAGTGTCAAAGCACAGTCTCAACGGTGACAAATGAGCAACAAGGTCAGAAATTGGGCAGGGATCAACAGCAATCTCACAACTTTGTTTTGGATTCACTTAATGGTAGGTACAACTTTGCCTTTCAGTTTCACTCCCCAGAGTACTGCTCTCCTCATTTGCATCATTCCCCAGATCCTACCTCATGTTAATCTACCACGTAGAATTAGGTTTTCCATGTAAAATCTACCAGTAAATCCTTGTTTGCTCTCAAACCAACTTCTATCATTAAGAGCATGAAAAACAGACACCACACTATATTATATCATTCATTCTTCGTTGTTGGAAATGTATGCAGGAACTCGTCAAAACAGCAAAGATATTGTTGACCCCTCAAAAATGGAGAAGCAAAAAGCATCGAAATTGGTGGCACCAGAGCCACTAAGTGAAAGTGAAAACCACCTGAAGCAGATCCTGATAAGAAGTCAACTATTCCTTAACACAGTAGAGGCACTGTTCAAACTCGACATCCCTCTGGGCATTCTCCGCACTGGTAGTGAAGAGTACTATCACGACGAAGAAAGCAAGCTCATATTAGACTGCGGATACGAGAtaatgaaaaggaaaggaaaaaaggaagagcTCAGTGTCCATCCATTGATGGAAATATCTACAACTTGTGTTAAGGTGAAATCTTTGGACAAGTTGATCAAGGAATTGCACAAAGACTTGGAGAAGTTGAAATTCTACGGTAGAAATGGTAATGCTGAGTGTCTTGTTGAAGATTACCTGCCGAAAATGGTGGAATGTGATGTGTACAGCTGGGATTTAGATGTGAACTGCATGTGGGACTTCGGTTGGGACAAGATGTTTGGATTTCTTGAAAAAGATGATGTTGTAAGGGATGTTGAGAAGTCCATGCTTAATGGCCTACTCGATGAAGTTACCAGAGACCTTCTGCCAGTATTTTGATTGGACTGAAGAATAATTATTTCTCTATAAAAGAGAGAGGACGCATTTTCTACtgatttttttggttcaaaTGTAATGCTTATATGCAGGATTGTGTGTGAATAATACATTTCTACTGCCAGAATTCTGTTCTCAGAGTAAGCTCGTTAGTTATCCATTAAAAATTGTTGGCAGATGACATCAATTCATCAGTTAATGAATTGAAAAGTAGATAGATATGAACAAAAGTAAAGCACGCCTGTTGaagtttcctcttcttttcttttttcttctattaataTTGGTGTTCGGATCAGTTTGTacgcacctcgattaattctattggtcttgaagttaacaaccatgtaaacctttaataattctaaaaagaCTCAAACtcataatcattaaaaaataaattcaaaatatgatCAATTGAACTACCCTTCcgtattattagtattattgttGAAGTTTCCCTCATGTTTTTAATGGTAgcatatagttttttcttttcttttcttgggtaCATGAAGGGGCTCAAGAGTCAAGAGCCCAGGAAAACAATCGGCCTCGCCAACTTGGTGAGCTAGAAATGAAGCTTCCAGGAAGCTTAAGATTAAGATCGATGGTTTTTCAAAGCTTTGCTTTACCAATGCATTATTCTAAGCATTCTTGTGCCACCAATTATACACGCATTTGCCAAAGTAAACCGACCTTCTTTAACTTGAATATGCTTTACTTTTCTTCACTGGGAAAATATGCTTTCCGTTGTGAAAAAAGAGGCACGTTGTTTCGTAATAGCTAAGTTTTCCTCCGGTAAGGTGATTAGCAGACATGGGCATATCTTTTTTTACAAGGGTACTGGTTTCTAGACCAATATCACATTAGTTTTCTTCCttgatttgttaaaatttatgttcatttatcatatttatcATATGgttatatcaataaataaataaatttgggagTAGAGCTAAAAAAACTACATTTCTTTGATGGATTTAGAGTGTATTATGGGGTAACTTTGGAAGTGTTTAGGAGTACggttgaattttatatttagattgttgttgataatcattaataaattaaaataatttttaaaaataaaaaaaatattattttaatatatttaaaaagtagtAATTACAAATATACTGTTAGAATAtcatgcaattaaaataaataacattcaGCGAAGCTAAGTAATTAAGGAGCCCCACCGCTCCAAGTGAAAAACATACGAAGTTTCAGCTTCACACCGAAAGTTGTTTTTACGGTTCTACCATCGACTTTAGCATGTTCTTCTTCTATATTTATCGCCCACCGCTCCACTTTCTtcaaaaatatgcaaaacaGAGAGACATAAGCTCCTCCTCGGTCATGGCGGTGCTTCCTTCTGCTGTTGCTTTCCTCCTCCTCGTTTCCTTCTCACTGACTGTAAATATTGCAAGTGAGTTTAAATTAcgtctctttctatttttagtAAGCTTGAAatagtatatattaattaactgtTTGATTCGATCACCCGCTTTTAAATATCTTGCTGCTAGACTCGCAATCATTTATCGGTGTAAACTACGGCCAAGTTGCTGACAACCTTCCACCACCATCAGCCACCGCAAAGCTTCTCCAATCCACTTCAATCCAAAAGGTTCGATTATATGGATCGGACCCGGCCATAATCAAAGCCTTAGCCAACACCGGAATTGGAATAGTTATCGGCACTGCAAATGGTGACATTCCAGCACTAGCCTCTGATCCCAGTTTTGCCAAGAACTGGATCAACACGAACGTGCTCCCCTTCTATCCAGCTTCCAAAATCATCCTCATCAATGTTGGAAACGAGGTGATGACTTCCGGTGACCAGAATCTCATGAACAAGCTCTTACCAGCCATGCAAAATGTACAGAATGCTCTAAATGATGTGTCGCTCGGGGGGGAAATTAAGGTCTCTACTGTTCACTCGATGGGAGTGCTTAAGCAGTCGGAGCCGCCTTCTTCTGGAAGTTTTGATCCAAGCTATGAGGATTTGATGAAGGGCTTGTTGGGGTTTAACAATGCGACTGCTTCGCCTTTTGCCATCAATCCCTACCCTTACTTTGCTTACAGAAGCGATACAAGGCCCGAGACTCTTGCTTTTTGCCTTTTCCAGCAGAATGCGGGACGGGTGGACGGAAACACTAAGATTAAGTACATGAACATGTTTGATGCTCAGGTGAGATGGAGCAAATCAAATTGCAACTCAACTactgtcttttaaaaaaaaaattgttgcttAGAAGCAGTGGTTGTTTTTGAATTGCAGGTTGATGCAGTTTTTTCTGCACTGAATTCTATTGGATTTAAGAATGTAGAGATTGTGGTGGCTGAGACTGGATGGCCATACAAAGGAGATGACAACGAAATAGGGCCAAGTATTGAGAACGCCAAGGCTTATAATGGCAATTTGATTGCACACCTTCGATCCATGGTGGGCACCCCTCTCATGCCAGGAAAATCAGTGGATACATACCTTTTTGCTCTATATGATGAAGACTTGAAACCTGGACCTGGTTCTGAGCGATCATTTGGACTCTTCAAGCCTGATCTCACCATGGCTTATAATGTTGGGCTCTCTAAAAGTAGCCAGGTAATTAAGAgccaaattttattatatttcaataatattataattcaaCTCCACGCTTTTATAGATTCTActattttgtttgttaaaaagaaTGGGCAGTTCCCTTTCAAGGTTTATGAGCTAGTTCATGCATGTGGATCAGCTAATTTACAGTTTTCATGGTGCATTCTTTCCTTAATCCAATGGAATGAGGGAGGGTGTACTGTTGCCATATTCAGCATGTTCTGTGTATAATATCTCTGTTCATCTCAGTAGTAATACTGTAATAGTAGTTTATGGAGTTTTATTAACTTGAGCTGTTGTGCTTTAAGACTCCGGCTACACCAAAAACTCCAACGAACCCATCTCCAACGTCGAAGAAAGCAACATGGTGTGTGCCTAAGTCTGGTGTATCGGATGCCCAATTGCAGGATAATCTGGATTATGCTTGTGGACGAGGGATTGACTGTAGTCCGATCGAACCAGGCGGGGCTTGCTTTGAACCAAACACACTAGCATCACATGCTGCTTATGCCATGAATCTCTTCTATCAAGCTTCTGATAAAAATCCTTTGAACTGTGATTTCTCACAATCAGCCACTCTCTCGTCCAACAACCCCAGTAAGTTCCCTCAGAATACTTTTACTTGTTGGTCTTGCTAATCCCTCTGCATTTTACTGCATTTACGCATAAACTACAGTCTCTGTTAACGTTCCTTTATTCTTCTGTTCTACAGGTTATAATGCTTGCACTTACCCCAGTGGCAGTGGAAGCAACTGAATAGTAAGTCTTTTAGGGTGATGGCGCTTTATGGTTTGTGCTGTTCTTATGCCCACTGCAAGTGGAGAAGGCATCAtctttttttagtaaattatgggatattatatatatgagGTTACGAAGAAATGTCCATACAGCATTTCATGCCAGGAACACCAATTCTCCATGTATTTGTGAAATTAGCCAGTTAAATTTCTCACAGCTGAGTAATTTTAGAGGTTATGGAGCAAGATAAATCTCCACAGCCTTGTTGCAAAAGGCGAATAAAAATGCCATGTCTTCATTGCAAACCAAGCTTCGTCACCAAACCTAAAACATTAACCACTAAGCCGACAATCTGTTCACTAAATTTACCCACAAAGAAACATAAGTTTTCAAGAAAAGTCTTATGAGGCACGGGAAGCTCACACGCCAGTGGATCCAAACCCTCCAGCACCTCTCACCGTTGCATCCAGATCCTCGACTTCCATAACATTAGGAGTCACGATCTTCTCGATGATTAACTGCGCAATTCTATCGCCAACCTTGACCTCAAAATCAACATCAGAATGATTAAACAAGATAACCCCAACTGGGCCTCTGTAGTCTGCGTCTATGACACCAGCACCCACGTCAATTGAGTGCTTCCATGTCAGTCCCGATCTGGGTGCTAAATCAACAAAACCCAGCttcagaaacaaaatcaaaccgTATGTAAAACAAAcacttttaacattaaaaaatacagGGTGAGATTTACCAATGCGAGCATAAGTTCCTTCAGGTATTGCAATGCTCAAATCTGTAGGGATAAGGGCCTTTCCTCTAGCTGGTACCTTTGCCTTTGAGGCActgcaaaacattttaaaaaaaaaccataaatttgctAATAATCCTGCGCTGACCTTGTGAAAAATGAAAGGACTGGAAGAGGGTTTTGCTATTTACCTGGAGAGATCATAGCCAGCGGAAAGGGGAGAGCCTCTAGAGGGCAAAACAGCATTTTCAGAGAGTTTTTTCACTCTTAGGAGATATGACGGGATGTTATCATGTTGGAGCTTGGGGACTTTAGGAGAAGGCTCTTTGATATCAGGGCTGTGGTTTTGTAGATTTGCTGGAGGCATTTTGAGGACTTGAGGGTTTCTAAAGTAACAAAAACGGGAGTTGAGAATACGGAAGGGGGCAGGGATTTGGTGATTAAGTAGAGAGAGGCTCGCCAATGGCGGGATTTTCCAATTGATGGCGCTAAATGTTCCCGCCATGATTTTGGGGCGCATTCTCGAAGCACCTCTGGGATTTTGACTCCGACTGCTCTGCTCTTCCagatcttcttcttgttgtaaATGGGCCAATTGGTTTAGGTGGTAGTCTAGTTGTGAGTGGTGCCTGGAATTGATATCAGGGCTGTGTTGTAAATGGGCCTATGGACGGTCTTATGGGCCATTGAAACGAGCCCATATTTTTGGTCGTTCCGGTTTTAATAGGCTGGTGTTCTGGTCCATGGAGTCTTGCAGATTTGGGCTTAATATTTGCCATGATGACcaggttaaaaaaatgcaagtGAATCATTAGACAagtgattattataaaaaaaatttcaagaaatgtaAAAGatgtttaatatgtttataaatTGAAAGGTTTGTTGAGCGTTTGTTTTTGGCgttacaaatgttttttaaaatgtattttaaattattttttactggaaaaaacatcaaattaatatactgttattaataaaaaaaaactaaaaaatattattttattatatttttaattaaaaaatattttaaaaaaacataatgtacTCACTTAATATTAGTCATGTTTGTTACTTCCTGTTACCAACATGACAATCCTCCTGgaggttatttattttatactcctaaaatacacacacacacacacacacacttacaTGCAACAATAAAACCATCAGAATTCAAAGGAAGAGCTACCATTATGACAAGTGGATATAGCCATGTACACGATGGATTCAATTACTTGCAAAGTATATGATATCACATGCACAGAAACTATAT is part of the Populus trichocarpa isolate Nisqually-1 chromosome 2, P.trichocarpa_v4.1, whole genome shotgun sequence genome and encodes:
- the LOC7461513 gene encoding uncharacterized protein LOC7461513, giving the protein MAKRSEFAQKLLDDLRLRKERMAVSQSSKGSKSAAPDVYANSKQTHRGSMEMKTHKSNGIRSGSAHNKTSGSNRTLSRGEASTEIVPYGKGRSSKQIGDLSMALAFALENGGKLRRMDSSGNSSMLGFLHQIGRRSVEVGRMERSGIDRHDSSSNRFPTLSHIHIKEISKGAQKLHQILRACSNGLNFESYSIEIGKELLKGAMDLEESLRMLVNLQEASEYMITPQSKTRITLLDEDDDDDEDNFVRTAEHKQLALPRFSFDKPSRNSHHIQEVARTDLRQRLMALTYSSEATNFNHDKHILRTSNSASHKKSSSHGSTSKTSAALSEQKNQSSSSKSKPEKVRIPNVIAKLMGLEEVPENADSKHAKKESSPKQKTERNVTNKSAEGSTTRERGTKDAENSVFTVRKQKQMQPNQIKMLQDPKNALKAEKNLPNHHASFEMTMHDGKPPKKEVEGMKSERGSNKANVKMDRHQSNNIQMSQSTGKRKTVQDNTKTREQKGKERGETRELIRKPELHQMASLAQNGAGSALTMQWQIEHNASILETEKRDENRYIYNDQPKSSNDTGFRQPQTFQNFEQEDIKHHAGEREWQIARQKIQDRTQKASTEVMSKNTTAPMNDNVNFQKRHSQTNQATPSSRSSKESVDGVPSKGFPTGRQHEDLVYGISSNNIQASLKDSKTMNSDQHFSPIDLKHDMMKKISNPTMQEKQAHPPATQNVMNTKGPKAKTPRRIDELVTRKSGTPHSLARPQKHQTSASQEGKQKRREKLGGSKVEQVRAIRSREAEARIVKSSKSMEIIQQSDVLEDLHSKVEQASNYYCPVEDKSQILKGPNILVQTDSCQSTVSTVTNEQQGQKLGRDQQQSHNFVLDSLNGTRQNSKDIVDPSKMEKQKASKLVAPEPLSESENHLKQILIRSQLFLNTVEALFKLDIPLGILRTGSEEYYHDEESKLILDCGYEIMKRKGKKEELSVHPLMEISTTCVKVKSLDKLIKELHKDLEKLKFYGRNGNAECLVEDYLPKMVECDVYSWDLDVNCMWDFGWDKMFGFLEKDDVVRDVEKSMLNGLLDEVTRDLLPVF
- the LOC18096573 gene encoding glucan endo-1,3-beta-D-glucosidase; amino-acid sequence: MFFFYIYRPPLHFLQKYAKQRDISSSSVMAVLPSAVAFLLLVSFSLTVNIANSQSFIGVNYGQVADNLPPPSATAKLLQSTSIQKVRLYGSDPAIIKALANTGIGIVIGTANGDIPALASDPSFAKNWINTNVLPFYPASKIILINVGNEVMTSGDQNLMNKLLPAMQNVQNALNDVSLGGEIKVSTVHSMGVLKQSEPPSSGSFDPSYEDLMKGLLGFNNATASPFAINPYPYFAYRSDTRPETLAFCLFQQNAGRVDGNTKIKYMNMFDAQVDAVFSALNSIGFKNVEIVVAETGWPYKGDDNEIGPSIENAKAYNGNLIAHLRSMVGTPLMPGKSVDTYLFALYDEDLKPGPGSERSFGLFKPDLTMAYNVGLSKSSQTPATPKTPTNPSPTSKKATWCVPKSGVSDAQLQDNLDYACGRGIDCSPIEPGGACFEPNTLASHAAYAMNLFYQASDKNPLNCDFSQSATLSSNNPSYNACTYPSGSGSN
- the LOC7474525 gene encoding deoxyuridine 5'-triphosphate nucleotidohydrolase → MRPKIMAGTFSAINWKIPPLASLSLLNHQIPAPFRILNSRFCYFRNPQVLKMPPANLQNHSPDIKEPSPKVPKLQHDNIPSYLLRVKKLSENAVLPSRGSPLSAGYDLSSASKAKVPARGKALIPTDLSIAIPEGTYARIAPRSGLTWKHSIDVGAGVIDADYRGPVGVILFNHSDVDFEVKVGDRIAQLIIEKIVTPNVMEVEDLDATVRGAGGFGSTGV